A region of Brevundimonas sp. NIBR10 DNA encodes the following proteins:
- a CDS encoding HIT family protein, whose translation MSLTGAYDPANIFARILKGEIPAVKVWEDDDVLAFMDVFPQSEGHVLVISKTSRARNLLEVEPEVLATLAAATQRTARAVAKALSPEGFSIMQFNGEAGGQTVFHLHFHIIPRWADRPLKGHGHAPMADADVLRSLAERIAAALD comes from the coding sequence ATGAGCCTGACCGGCGCCTACGACCCCGCAAACATCTTCGCCCGCATCCTCAAGGGCGAGATTCCCGCCGTGAAGGTCTGGGAGGACGACGACGTCCTCGCCTTCATGGATGTCTTTCCGCAATCCGAGGGTCATGTTCTGGTGATCTCCAAGACCTCGCGGGCCCGAAACCTGCTGGAGGTCGAGCCCGAGGTGCTGGCGACGTTGGCCGCCGCAACCCAGCGCACCGCCCGCGCCGTGGCGAAGGCCCTGTCGCCCGAGGGCTTCAGCATCATGCAGTTCAACGGCGAGGCCGGCGGCCAGACCGTGTTCCACCTGCATTTCCACATCATCCCGCGCTGGGCCGATCGCCCGCTCAAGGGCCACGGCCACGCTCCCATGGCCGACGCCGACGTGTTGAGATCGCTGGCGGAACGGATCGCTGCCGCTCTCGACTAG
- a CDS encoding DMT family protein: MKLSFPYLAPILMLVASNVFMTAAWYGHLKFGSRPLWIVVIVSWGIALFEYCLAVPANRIGHQVYSTAELKTMQEVITLIVFAVFSVTFLGEKLTLNHAVGFALIIGGAWFIFRGPL, from the coding sequence ATGAAGCTGTCCTTCCCCTATCTCGCGCCGATCCTGATGCTGGTCGCCTCCAACGTCTTCATGACGGCGGCCTGGTACGGCCATCTGAAGTTTGGGTCCAGGCCGCTGTGGATCGTGGTGATCGTCAGCTGGGGCATCGCTCTGTTCGAGTACTGCCTGGCGGTGCCGGCCAACCGGATCGGCCATCAGGTCTATTCGACGGCTGAGCTGAAGACGATGCAGGAGGTGATCACCCTGATCGTGTTCGCGGTCTTCTCCGTGACCTTCCTGGGCGAGAAGCTCACGCTGAACCACGCCGTGGGGTTCGCCCTGATCATCGGCGGGGCCTGGTTCATCTTCCGGGGCCCGCTCTAG
- a CDS encoding TetR family transcriptional regulator: MPASTTNKLGHRIGARGGRTRQAILDATRSLLDGRHLGEIRVADVAAAAGVSPSNFYTYFKTVEEPVLALCEIAGAEFQPLARYLDSDWSGDRAFTAARAYVVDVLMFWREHGPVLRIEHMLADKGEPGFVETRVKRLRRSHLAFERRIAQAHATGYHDKGLDPRLTSYEVANLVESMAAGFDLLRRGDTPAETILDTTAHIVVKLVTGR; the protein is encoded by the coding sequence ATGCCCGCCAGCACGACCAACAAACTGGGCCACCGCATCGGCGCGCGGGGCGGCCGGACGCGCCAGGCGATCCTCGACGCCACCCGTTCATTGCTGGACGGCCGTCATCTGGGAGAGATCCGGGTCGCCGACGTCGCCGCCGCCGCCGGTGTTTCTCCATCCAACTTCTACACCTATTTCAAGACGGTGGAGGAGCCGGTTCTGGCCCTGTGCGAGATCGCGGGGGCCGAGTTCCAGCCCCTGGCGCGTTACCTCGACAGTGACTGGTCGGGCGATCGGGCCTTCACCGCCGCCCGCGCCTATGTGGTCGATGTGCTTATGTTCTGGCGCGAACACGGTCCCGTCCTGCGCATCGAGCACATGCTGGCCGACAAGGGTGAGCCGGGCTTCGTCGAGACCCGCGTGAAACGCCTGCGTCGCTCCCACCTCGCCTTCGAGCGCCGCATCGCCCAGGCTCATGCCACCGGTTATCACGACAAGGGGCTGGACCCGCGCCTGACCTCCTACGAGGTCGCCAACCTGGTCGAGTCGATGGCGGCGGGTTTCGACCTGCTACGACGGGGCGATACGCCCGCCGAGACCATCCTCGACACGACGGCCCATATCGTCGTCAAGCTGGTCACCGGACGCTGA
- a CDS encoding YccF domain-containing protein encodes MIRLILNLLWLFFGGWISGLLWLLGGAILALTVVGLPWSFAAWRIASYSFWPFGREVVWAGEPAGKDIGCFGVGLNVIWFIFAGWYIALSHLIIAFAEAITVIGIPFALKDLELAKLALAPVGATIRDKP; translated from the coding sequence TTGATCCGCCTGATCCTCAACCTGTTGTGGCTCTTTTTCGGAGGCTGGATCAGCGGCCTGCTGTGGCTGCTGGGCGGCGCAATCCTGGCCCTGACCGTCGTCGGCCTGCCGTGGAGCTTCGCCGCATGGCGGATCGCCAGCTATTCCTTCTGGCCGTTCGGTCGCGAAGTCGTCTGGGCTGGTGAGCCGGCGGGCAAGGACATCGGTTGCTTCGGCGTCGGCCTGAACGTCATCTGGTTCATCTTCGCCGGCTGGTACATCGCCCTGTCGCACCTGATCATCGCGTTCGCCGAGGCCATCACCGTCATCGGCATCCCCTTCGCGCTGAAGGACCTGGAACTGGCCAAGCTGGCGCTGGCCCCCGTCGGCGCGACGATCCGGGACAAGCCTTGA
- a CDS encoding type II toxin-antitoxin system CcdA family antitoxin: MGKVELNIGIDPELVEQAKRLGISIAGMDERALRLHLQKVDPAGAEGRAKRWAEENAEAIKDHNRRIAERGVLSDYLRTW; the protein is encoded by the coding sequence ATGGGCAAGGTCGAACTGAACATCGGGATCGATCCGGAGCTGGTCGAGCAGGCCAAGCGCCTTGGAATTTCGATTGCCGGGATGGACGAGCGTGCGCTGAGACTTCACCTGCAGAAGGTCGATCCCGCAGGGGCCGAGGGAAGGGCGAAGCGCTGGGCCGAGGAAAATGCAGAGGCGATCAAGGATCACAACCGCCGCATCGCCGAGCGTGGCGTGCTGTCCGACTATCTCCGGACGTGGTGA
- the fumC gene encoding class II fumarate hydratase, with protein sequence MTTHRTETDTFGPIEVAADRYWGAQAQRSLGNFKIGWEKQPLPIVRALGIVKRAAAETNMALGRLDPTIGNAIVRAADEVIEGKLDDHFPLVVWQTGSGTQSNMNANEVISNRAIEMLGGEMGSKKPVHPNDHVNMSQSSNDTYPTAMHVACAEEVTHRLLPALQQLRNALNDKAEAWKSIIKIGRTHTQDATPLTLGQEFSGYVQQVTKGIERIEATLPDLMQLAQGGTAVGTGLNAPIGFAEGVSDRIAAITGLKFTTAPNKFEALAAHDAMVFSHGAINTVAASLFKIANDIRFLGSGPRSGLGELALPENEPGSSIMPGKVNPTQCEALTQVCVQVFGNNAALTFAGSQGHFELNVFNPVMAYNFLQSVRLVADAAVSFTENCVVGIEPRIDNIERGLNNSLMLVTALNGKLGYDACAKIAKTAHKNGTTLRQEAVGGGYLTDAEFDEAVRPEKMISPG encoded by the coding sequence ATGACGACGCACCGCACAGAAACCGACACCTTCGGCCCGATCGAGGTCGCTGCCGACCGATACTGGGGTGCCCAGGCGCAGCGGTCGCTGGGCAATTTCAAGATCGGCTGGGAAAAGCAGCCCCTGCCGATCGTGCGGGCGCTGGGCATCGTCAAGCGCGCCGCCGCCGAGACCAACATGGCGCTGGGTCGGTTGGACCCCACCATCGGCAACGCCATCGTGCGCGCCGCCGACGAGGTGATCGAGGGCAAGCTGGACGACCACTTCCCTCTGGTCGTCTGGCAGACCGGCTCGGGCACCCAGTCCAACATGAACGCCAACGAGGTCATCAGTAACCGCGCCATCGAGATGCTGGGCGGGGAGATGGGCTCCAAGAAGCCGGTCCACCCCAACGACCACGTCAACATGAGCCAGTCGTCCAACGACACCTATCCCACGGCGATGCACGTCGCCTGCGCCGAGGAGGTGACGCACCGTCTGCTGCCCGCCCTGCAACAGCTCCGCAACGCCCTGAACGACAAGGCCGAGGCCTGGAAATCGATCATCAAGATCGGCCGGACGCATACGCAGGACGCCACGCCCCTGACGCTCGGTCAGGAATTTTCGGGCTACGTTCAGCAGGTGACCAAGGGCATCGAGCGGATCGAGGCGACCCTGCCTGACCTGATGCAGCTGGCCCAGGGCGGCACGGCCGTCGGCACCGGCCTGAACGCGCCGATCGGGTTCGCGGAAGGCGTGTCGGACCGCATCGCCGCCATCACCGGCCTGAAGTTCACGACGGCTCCGAACAAGTTCGAGGCGCTGGCCGCCCACGATGCCATGGTGTTCAGCCACGGGGCCATCAACACGGTCGCCGCGTCCCTGTTCAAAATCGCCAACGACATCCGCTTCCTGGGCTCCGGTCCCCGTTCGGGCCTGGGCGAACTGGCCCTGCCGGAGAACGAGCCGGGTTCATCGATCATGCCGGGCAAGGTCAATCCGACCCAGTGCGAAGCCCTGACCCAGGTCTGCGTCCAGGTGTTCGGTAACAACGCCGCACTGACGTTCGCGGGCTCGCAGGGGCATTTCGAGCTGAACGTCTTCAACCCGGTGATGGCCTATAATTTCCTGCAGTCGGTGCGGCTGGTGGCCGATGCGGCGGTCAGCTTCACCGAGAACTGCGTCGTCGGCATCGAGCCCCGCATCGACAATATCGAGCGCGGCCTGAACAACTCCCTGATGCTGGTCACGGCCCTGAACGGCAAGCTGGGCTACGACGCCTGCGCCAAGATCGCCAAGACCGCGCACAAGAACGGCACCACCCTGCGCCAGGAAGCCGTCGGCGGTGGCTACCTGACGGACGCGGAGTTCGACGAAGCCGTGCGACCGGAGAAGATGATCTCGCCGGGGTGA